The Deinococcus arcticus genome segment CCCAGTTCGACAGCTTTCTCCAGATAGGTTAAGGCGGCCTGGAAATTGCCTTGCGCTTCAAAGACTTCAGCCATCTCCCCGTATGACAGCGACCACACTGGATCCAATTGAATCAGACGTGCGCCGTACTGTTCAGCGAGGGCGTAGTCACGGCTGACATGCAAATACTCTTTCACGCGCGACTCGTATACGGTTTTCAGTGAGTTGACTGTTGCAGGATCACGCTCGTGAGCTTCGCGGGCCGCTGCCTCGGCGAGGTCCATCATGTGAGTGGTCGCTTTGCTGTCTCCAGTGCGGTACGCCGGGACCATCGCGTAGGCCCGGTACCAGTCTGCTTTGACGTTGAGATCGCGGGTTCGCTCCATGACCTGGGCGGCCAACGATATGAAGGTGTCTGCAGTGCTGGTCGAGACCGAGCCGTCCTTGACGTTCCAGACGATGGCCTGAGCAGCAATGTGCGCAACTTCGGCAGGCTGAAGCTGCCCAGCCTTGACCATGGACAAGATGGCGCTCAGATGGTCTTCACTGGATTGCGACTGCTGACCCGTGCGGTTGGTCAGCAAAAAGCCCAGCAGGTGGTAATCCCGCAGAAACCGCGCGGGCAACTGTCGGGTCTCGATTGTCGCGAACACCCTCCTGGCCAGTGCATATCGACACACAGAGATCAAAAAGTTGGCCAGATTGATCTTCTGTGGGTTGGTGACATGCTGCAGGTGACGCAGCATCCAGGGCACGGATTGGTAATGGTCATGCACCCCATAGTTCAATTGTTCAAGTTGATCAATATCTAGGGGGTTGAGCATGGCCAGTTCCTGCAGCACCTGTGGCTCAAACACTTGACTGAACCGGTAGCCTGGATCGTCAAAGTTCTGACGCAAGAAATTGTACTCGCTGAGACGCACAAATAAGGGTGCGGGGGTTGTTTTCGTTAGATTGACGAGGTAGGTCTCAAATGCATTCATGCTATGCCCCATTCTCTATTTTGGATAACAAAATGGCCTAATAGAATAGTGAACTATTCTATTAGGCCTGTTGTAATGATGCGCAACAGAAGTTTCAGTCGCGCATCATTATCAATTACTCAGCCTGCTCGGTCGTGGCTTCGGCAGTTGCCTCTGCGGTTTCTTCGACGACTTCCTCTTCTTCGAAGAGAAGGACGGTCGAGGAGGGGAAGAGGGCGCTGATCTTGTTCAGAAGAATGCTGTCGTAGTTCATGATGGCCTCCAAAAAAAAGTGTTTGACCAAGGACGTCTCCTTAAGCCTTAGAGAGTGTACTGATCGAGCAGGGATTCTGTACGGGATGTCTTGTTGACATCAAGATTAGGCCGTGGTAAACCGTACGCGTTTTAGATGTCAAAGAAGAGAAATGATAAGTTGCCGATGATATAAGGTCAGGCATCCTTTTTCATTCCAGATCCCGCTTGACAGACCTCGTTATATGTGACAGGGCGTCCGGTCAAAACTTGGTATGAGGGCCTGTAGGGCCCGTAACAGGTGCAGCAAGCGCTCCTCAAGATGAACGAGCCTCCGTCCGAACACGCGCACCGCGCGGTATGTGTGTTTCTGCCGTTCCAGGGTTGGCGAGCGGCCAAGACTTGGCCAGTGATCCAGGCCCGGATAAAGGCTGCGAACCCGCAGGTGAGCAGCGTCGAGATCCGTCGCGTCCGCGTGGCCCCGGCACATCAGATGCGGGCCCAGAGTGCAGCGACTGGACTGAGGGAGCACTGCTTCCATTCAGCGGCGCGAGCGCGGCGGGTGCCCCAGTCATACGGTACATAGAATCTCCGTCTATAGGCCGCAAGCCATGCAGAGCCCTGCGGGTTCGCCCCTATTGCAATCAAGGACCTAGAGTTGGCCAATCGCGCGCTTTGATGTCAATACAGTATCTACCTTGCATTTCACGTCATTTTTCGCGCATATGGAGCACTGTCCGAGGCTCTGCATCCCCCGTGGCCACCCCTACATGAGCGCCTGCCATTCGGCCTCGTACTGCCGGATGCGGCGGGGATCACCCAGGCGCCGGGCGGCTTGGAGCCGCACCTCGTGCAGCTCCACCACATTTGGTTCGACCAACAGACACTGTTCGCACGTGGCGATCGCCCGCAGGGGCTCCCCCGCCTCCAGCCAGGCCTGCGCCACCTGTTGTGCCAGCAAAGCCAGCTCCGCACGAGTTTCCAACCTGAGCCCTTCAGCCCATTCGCTGCCGTCCAGGCCAGGCAGAAAGGGGCCCTGATAAAGGCTCAGCGCTCGGGGGAGATTCTGCGCGATCAGGGCCGCGCGCCATTCCAGGAGGTCCAGGCGCACGGCATAGCCCGCGCCCATCTGGTAGCGCCGTGCGTGGTACGGCCCGTCAGTGATGATCACGTTCTCCCCGATGTGCCGCCGCGCTTCCGCCAGATGGGTCTTGATGGCACTGGCTGCGGCATTGGGGAATTTGTCCGGGTATAACGCCAGCTGTACTTCCTGCCGGGTCTGGCCTGGCCGCAACACCAGGCACGCCAGAAGGGCTACGGCCCCTGGACTCAGTGGCACAGTCTCGCCTTCCACGGTGACCTGCTCGGTCCCCAGGGTGGAGATGTCCAGGCGCGTCAGGGGCCCGTCCAGGCCCTGCACTGGCACGCCCCGCAGGCCAGCGGCGTTCCCGAGCAGGCCAGTGAGCGCCGAGCGGAGCGCTGGATCGAGTGCGCCAGCGTGCAGGCTCTCGGCCACATCCTCCAGGTCCGCCGTGAACGCCGGCGGCATCTGCAACCGGGCGAAATCTTCGGAGGCCGCCTGCAATTGGGCTGGAAAGTCAGCGGAGCGGCTGAGGTACAGGGCGTGCGCGTGATGGAGTTTCGCCCGCGCGGCCCAGACCGGCTGGCCTTGCGCCGTGAACCCTTCCGTTGCCTGGGTCAGGTCCCGCGCGGACTGCAGCGGCTGGCCTTCCCGCCAAGCCAGAATGCCCCGGGCCAGCAGCACGGCGGGTGGCAGTGGCTGCCCTGGCGGGGTCACCCATAGGTACAGCGCCGCATACCCCTGCGCGAAGCGCCCCTGCCGCCCGTGGTATTCCGCGAGTCTGGGCGCCAGCCACCGGGCGATCTCCACATCCTCCAGGGCGCCCGTCATCCCTTGCAGGGTCGGTGAGCACCTGGCCGTACTGCCGCCACTCGCCCCGCCGGGCGTGCAGCATGGCCATGCTGGTCATCAGGTGCCCTTTGGCGCGTTGGGAGGACGTGGTGTCCAGTAAAGCCCTGGCTTCTTCTAGCGCGTCTCCGATGTCGTGGGCCTCTCCCACAGCCACGAGCAGGTCAAGCCAGCCCTGCAAGGCGGTCAGCCGCGGCAAGGGGTTGGGAGCCGCCGGCAGGTTGAGCAGCACCGCGCGGTAGAGCCGGGTGGCGCGCGCCACCTGGCCGCTCGTGACGAGCATCCGGGCCAGCGACACCATTAGGGGTCGCACGAGAGTTGGAACAGAAAACCCCGCTAAGGATTTCATCGGTGACAGTTGATCCGGAAATTCAACGGAACCCGCCCAGCCAGCTTGAGGTGAGCCACGCCCTCCGAGTGACCCGATCTCTGGGGCCTCAGCGGGTGCTGAACCGTTCAAGTTCTGCCTGGCTCGGATGGCGCATCCCAGCCTTCACGGGAGATTCGGGATTTTTTGCGAACGCTGCCTGTTATGCGGCGCGCAGGCACACGCGGGGACCAGATAACCAGATCCGCGCTGGCGTCCCCAGCAACCGGGCCAGGGCCTCAACGGTCTTGCAGGTGGCCGCGCTGCTATTCGTCCGGGCCGCGCTCAACATCAGGGTGCGGCGGCCGGCGCGACCAGACACCTAATTCCTTTCTGGGCCCACTGAGAGAGTCTCAAGACAAGTGGGGTAGGGTGAGGTATGCGTTCGAGCCTGCACTTGCTTGACGTCGGTCCACTCGAAGCGGACGTGCTGATGTTCCTCCATGGAGGTGGACTGAGTGCGCATCAATGGCACCCACAACTCAAGGCCTTGAATGGGTACCGTTGCCTGGCACCTGACTTGCCGGAACACGGGCTCAGCCGCGCGCTTGGCCCTTTTGAACTGCATGACGCTGTAGAACGCGTGCTGCACGTTTTGGTTCAACGATCCCCGGGGCAACGTGTCCATCTGATCGGGAGTTCACTGGGGGGAGCGGTCGCCCTTCAGGTACTCCGAGTGGCCCCTAAACTGGTCCAGTCCGTATTCATCACAGGAACGGCCGCTGGCCTCAGCCGCAGGACCGGGCAGTTGACGCTGGCAGCTGCACCGCTCGTAAACCTCATTCCTAAGGAATGGCTGTTACAGGCCAGCGAACGGCAATTCCGTGTCCCTACCGCAGATCGCGCAGCATTTCGTGAAGACCTTCGGCAGGCGTTGAACATCCATACACAACACAGCCTGACACGTGCACTCATGAATCTGCAGCTGCCTATTTCCTCGAATGTTCGTGTGCTCGCTCTGGTCGGATCGAAGGAGACATGGACTGCCAAACGCGCAGCGCGCCATATCGCCCGTCTGATGCCTCAGGGACAAGCGGTGGAGGTCCCTCAGGTGGGGCACCTGTGGAATCTGGAAGCCCCAGATCTGTTTACTGCAACAGTACAGGCATGGGTAGAAGGGAAACCTCTTCCCCCCCCGCTGCGGCCACTCGCGACTGACGTTGAATGATCAGCACTACTGATGAATCAGATGTTGCTTGATCGGTTATGCAGATCTCCTCTTTGATGCCGGTCCACGGAATGAACTGGCACGGTCGTCAGGAAGTTGCTGGTTTGATCACTGACCCGGATGAGCTGCGTAGCGCAGCCAGAACATGATGGCCCATGGCCAGACCAAGCTCGTACTCGCCGTACAGCACGTCACTGGCACCCAGGTCCTGCAGCGCCTTCTGAGTATGCTCGTCGTGGGTCCTGGCGGTGACATGCACGGTGGGGTTGATCCGGCGAACCTTTTCCAGGATCAACTGGGACTGCGGACCGTCCGGCGTAGCGATGATGACCACACTCGCGTCGAGCAACCCAGCGCGTGACAGCACGTCCGTACGGGCCGCGTCACCGTACACCACGGGGAGATTTGCCTCCCGGAGTTCCTCCACCCGGCGTTCATCCTCTTCAATCACCACAAAGGAGATCTTCTCGTCCTGGAGTGTGCGTGCGATTAGTCGACCGACTCGGCCGTAGCCGACCAGGACGGCGTGCTGCGCCACGCCAACCGGAGGAAGATCCTGTGGAATCTCTTGAGGGGCCCGCTGGTGCTGCCAGGCCTCAATCACGGGAATCAAGCGGAACAGGAAAGGGTTCAGGATGATGGACACGATGGCGCCCGCCAGGATCAGGTTCTGGCCCTGTGCGCTGAGCAAGTTCAGGTCCCGGCCAAGGGTCGCCAGGATAAAGGAGAACTCCCCGATCTGCGCCAACGAGATGGCCACGGTCAGGGCTGTGGCGAAGGACGCCTTGAGCAGCCGCATGGTGAAGAAAGCCACCAACGTCTTCGCGACGATGATGATCAGCGCCGTGGCCAGAACCAGCAGGGGCGCTTGAAGCAGAATCGCTGGATTGAACAGCATGCCGACCGACACGAAGAACAACACGGCGAAGGCGTCTTGAAAGGGCAGCGCGTCCTCAGCAACCTGCTGGCTGAACTTGCTCTCGCTCGCGACCACGCCAGCCAGGAATGCTCCGAGTGCGAACGAAACGTCGAACAGGGCCCCAGCGGCGTACGCGATCCCCAACGCGGTTCCCAGGACCGCCAGGGTGAACAGCTCTCGTGAGCCCAGGCGCGCCACTCGAGCAAGCATCCAGGGAATAAAGCGCCGGCCAACGATCATCATCACGGCCACGAACAGGGTCATCTTGCCCAAGGTCAGCAGCAGGGAAACGCCCAAGGCCCCCAGGTCCAGTGGCCCACTTTCGGTGCTGCCCAGCAGTGGGGCCAACGCGGGCAGCATCACCAGCGCCAGGACCATCACGAGGTCTTCGACCACCAGCCAGCCCACTGCAATCTTCCCGTTGCTGGTGTCCAACGTGCCCCGCTCTTCCAGGGCGCGCAGGAGAACCACCGTACTGGCGACCGACAGCGCGAGGCCAAGAATGACGCCTTGACCGACCGTCCAGCCCCAGAGCTGGGAGACACCCACACTCAGCAGCGTGATGGCGATAATGCGGAGCAGCGCGCCAGGCACAGCGATGCGCCGAACGGCCAACAGATCACCAATCGAGAAATGCAGACCAACGCCGAACATCAGCAGCATGACGCCGATCTCAGAGAGTTGTGCGGCAATGCCAGCATCAGCCACAAACCCTGGGGTGAACGGCCCGATCGCCAGACCCGCAAGCAGGTAGCCAACCAGCGGTGGGAGACGGAGGCGGGTGGCCATCAGGCCACCGAAGAAGGCAAGGGTCAGACCAATGGCCAGGACAGCGATCAGTTCAGTGTGGTGTGGCATGGCAGCTCCAATCAGGTGTCAGAGGGCGGCGAGGTCTCGTGCGGGAATTCTTTGGTCAGGAACACTTCGAAATCGCTTTGGAACGCCTCGCCCTCGGTCGCCAGTCCGGCCGCCTGGGCGGCGTCCCGGATGGCTGCGGAGAGAAGTTGAGAGGCAGCGCGAGTGCGTGAGGCGTCCATCAATTCAGCGAGTTGGGAGAGCCAGAACACATCGGTGGCCTGGAGGCGAAGGGTGACTTTTCCTTCTGGGAGGTCGCCTTGATGACCGCGCGCCGCGTGTTCCTCCATCGCGTGACGAATCAGGGCCTGGAGCCGGGTTGATTTTGTTGCCATTGTTCCTCCACAGGAAGCTTCAGCGCCCACTGTCACGGGTGATGTGGTCTCCAGGCACCCCCGAATGAGCGGGAGCGCAGTGAAGATCCTCCATTTGCCAATCAGTTTACATAGATACTTTACACAATATCTGGCAAATTGCCAATATTTAGCATCTTCCGCCATAACAGAGTGCAGGATCTAGAAAAAATAATTCTCTTTCTGCATGGCGACCTCATAAAAAATAGCCCCTGGAGCAAGATTTTTTCTCCAACTCAGCCCTCGAAACCCCGCTCGCCCCGCAAGCAACTTGGGCAACCCTTCGGCGAATCCACCCGCAAAGAAGTCAATCATTCGATTATTTCTGGTCGCGGTTCTGGCAACTTAACGCTGATAGGCTGCCGAGCTGTGACTGACCGGAAGCCCTATCGACGTCGTTTCCACCGCCCGCTGTAACCATCTGGTGGAGCAATCTCATCGACCCACCCGGCAGCAAGAACGAGGCCAACTGGGCTTCAAGCGCCGGAAACGAACACAAGAATTCCTCGCCCTGCACGCCCGAGTCTCGAACCTCCATCGACACACGCGAACCACCGTTCCCGCCACCCTCAGACGAAGCCATCAATCCGCAGCTCTTCTCCGCTTGCGAGAGGCGATGCAGCAGGTGGCTTGATTCTCAAGCCACCTGCTGAGCTACTCCGGCCTCACTCAGGTTAAGTTGCCAGAACCCCCGTGGCAAAGCGGCAGTGCATCC includes the following:
- a CDS encoding tetratricopeptide repeat protein translates to MNAFETYLVNLTKTTPAPLFVRLSEYNFLRQNFDDPGYRFSQVFEPQVLQELAMLNPLDIDQLEQLNYGVHDHYQSVPWMLRHLQHVTNPQKINLANFLISVCRYALARRVFATIETRQLPARFLRDYHLLGFLLTNRTGQQSQSSEDHLSAILSMVKAGQLQPAEVAHIAAQAIVWNVKDGSVSTSTADTFISLAAQVMERTRDLNVKADWYRAYAMVPAYRTGDSKATTHMMDLAEAAAREAHERDPATVNSLKTVYESRVKEYLHVSRDYALAEQYGARLIQLDPVWSLSYGEMAEVFEAQGNFQAALTYLEKAVELGAPYTQYHRYNKGRMLVKLERYEEALRDMRTISQADPTCLSAVAVGLKLSNHLQDQDHRAHFQQAWTQLEMDNHLTTHHHNFMASEALA
- a CDS encoding AfsR/SARP family transcriptional regulator, with the translated sequence MTGALEDVEIARWLAPRLAEYHGRQGRFAQGYAALYLWVTPPGQPLPPAVLLARGILAWREGQPLQSARDLTQATEGFTAQGQPVWAARAKLHHAHALYLSRSADFPAQLQAASEDFARLQMPPAFTADLEDVAESLHAGALDPALRSALTGLLGNAAGLRGVPVQGLDGPLTRLDISTLGTEQVTVEGETVPLSPGAVALLACLVLRPGQTRQEVQLALYPDKFPNAAASAIKTHLAEARRHIGENVIITDGPYHARRYQMGAGYAVRLDLLEWRAALIAQNLPRALSLYQGPFLPGLDGSEWAEGLRLETRAELALLAQQVAQAWLEAGEPLRAIATCEQCLLVEPNVVELHEVRLQAARRLGDPRRIRQYEAEWQALM
- a CDS encoding alpha/beta fold hydrolase, which translates into the protein MRSSLHLLDVGPLEADVLMFLHGGGLSAHQWHPQLKALNGYRCLAPDLPEHGLSRALGPFELHDAVERVLHVLVQRSPGQRVHLIGSSLGGAVALQVLRVAPKLVQSVFITGTAAGLSRRTGQLTLAAAPLVNLIPKEWLLQASERQFRVPTADRAAFREDLRQALNIHTQHSLTRALMNLQLPISSNVRVLALVGSKETWTAKRAARHIARLMPQGQAVEVPQVGHLWNLEAPDLFTATVQAWVEGKPLPPPLRPLATDVE
- the ybaL gene encoding YbaL family putative K(+) efflux transporter — its product is MPHHTELIAVLAIGLTLAFFGGLMATRLRLPPLVGYLLAGLAIGPFTPGFVADAGIAAQLSEIGVMLLMFGVGLHFSIGDLLAVRRIAVPGALLRIIAITLLSVGVSQLWGWTVGQGVILGLALSVASTVVLLRALEERGTLDTSNGKIAVGWLVVEDLVMVLALVMLPALAPLLGSTESGPLDLGALGVSLLLTLGKMTLFVAVMMIVGRRFIPWMLARVARLGSRELFTLAVLGTALGIAYAAGALFDVSFALGAFLAGVVASESKFSQQVAEDALPFQDAFAVLFFVSVGMLFNPAILLQAPLLVLATALIIIVAKTLVAFFTMRLLKASFATALTVAISLAQIGEFSFILATLGRDLNLLSAQGQNLILAGAIVSIILNPFLFRLIPVIEAWQHQRAPQEIPQDLPPVGVAQHAVLVGYGRVGRLIARTLQDEKISFVVIEEDERRVEELREANLPVVYGDAARTDVLSRAGLLDASVVIIATPDGPQSQLILEKVRRINPTVHVTARTHDEHTQKALQDLGASDVLYGEYELGLAMGHHVLAALRSSSGSVIKPATS